The genome window TCCAGTGTTTTCGGGGCGGGTTCCCGTCCCTCTGCACGGCGGGTGGCCACCGCGCCTTCCAGCCCTTCCCGGACCCGGTCGACAACCATGCCCCAGTCGCCGAGAACACGCTGCCGCACGAGGCGCATGCTTGGATACCACGGCGTGTCCTCGCGATTGCGCAACCAGCGCCATTCCCCGCCAAAGGGCAGCATCGTCCAGACATCCTTGCCCAGACTGCCGGCTAGATGGCAGACCGCTGTATCGACGGTGATCAGCACATCCAGCCGGGACAGGATTGCGGCGGTATCCGCGAAATCCTTCACGCGCCCGGAAAGGTCGAAGACATTGTCCCGGTCCGAATAGGACGCCCTGAGATCCGCGACACCGTTCCCGATCTGCAATGAATGGAAATCCACCCCGTCGATGTCAAAGAGGTCAGCGAACTGATCCAGCGGGATTGAACGGTAGAGATTGTCGGAATGCGTCGGCCGCCCGGTCCAGACGAACCCAGCCTGTACCAGGGCCCGCCCCGAGGCCGGCAGCGGATCCGATGACCCTGCCCCTTCCGGCACGCCGAGATAGGGAATGTTCCTGGGCACGCTTTCGAGCGTCGTCCCGAAGCGGTGCGGCAGAGAGAGCAGCGGCACCTGAACGTCATAGACGATCTGCACGTCCTTTTGGCGAATGTGATACAGCTCGTCCACGCCCGGCAGCGTCTTCATCAAGCGATAGAGTTCCGGCTCGCACAGGAAGATGACCGTCCCGCCGCTGCCCAGCCGTTCCTGCAACAGCGGCAGGTAGCGGCAGAATTGAATCGTGTCCCCGAATCCCTGCTCGACATGCACCAGAAGCCGCCGACCGTTCAGCGGGGACCCGTCCCAAAGACGCTCCCGGATGTTCGGCACATTCGGCTTGAAGGCGGTCATGTCGTAGCGTGACTCGTAGGCCGCCCAGCCTTTCTCATACTGTCCGTCCATCAGCAGGACGGCGGCCGGGGCAAAGGTCCCCCGGGCCTGCTTCGGCTGCAATTCCCTTACCCTCAGATAAAGGTCCATGGCCGGCTGAAGCTGTTCCATGCGCAACAGGCAATTGGCGTAGGAATAGAGCGTGTCCGGATCGGCAGGAACCAGTTCCCGGGCCCGGGCCAGAACATGCTTGGCCTCGACGGCATTCCCGAGTTTCAAGGTGATATGCCCAAGGGCCTTGAGCGCCGCAACATCGTCGGGCGCCACGGTCAGCGCATGGCGCAGATGAGAGGCCGCGGCGGACAGCTTTCCGCGCTTTTCCAACGTCGCGGCAATCGCGTTGAGGCACCGTACATTGTTGGGATTGATGCGAAGCGCCTTTCTCAGCGCGGATTCAGCCTCCTCAAGGCGTTCCAGCGCATGATTCGTGGTGCCGAGCTTCACCCAGGCGTCAGCCCATCGTGGGTTCGATTCGACGGCCTTGCGGTAGTATCCGGCGGCCTCTTCCCGCTTCGTCCGGTCAAGCGCGAGTGTTGCATCGCCTCTATTGGACCACGCTTCCGCATAGTCAGGTCGGAGTTCCAATGCAGCTTCGTAGCGCGTCAGCGCATCTTCCAGCCGCCCGTTTCGGGCAAGAATGTTGCCCAGGTTGTTCAGAACCTCGGGAAAGTCCGGCTTCGCTTCCAGGGCTTCTTCATAGGATCGGATCGCCTCGTCGACCCGCCCCGCCTCGGACAGGGCGATGCCCAGATTGTTGCGCGCCTCCGAATAGTCCGGTTTCAGGGCGATTGCCTCTTCCAGGGCGGCTATGGCTTCGTCGAACTTTCTGGCAAGCCGCAGCAGGAAGCCCAGCGTGTTCCGAAATGCCGGCGCGGCAGGATCCAGTTCTATAGCCTTCCGCACCAGTTCGATCGCGGCATCATTCTTGCCGGCCTGGTGCGCGATGACCCCCAGAAGATGGACCGCCAACGCATCGCCGTCGTTGTCCTTCAGGACCGCGCGGGTGTGACGTTCCGCGTCCTGCAGATGGCCGCGCTGCAGGGCGGCCACGGCCTCCTGAAAGCGCGGATCTGTGTGGCGGCCGGAATCCTCGTCGATCCCCGCATCGCCGCCGTCCGCAGTCCGGGTATTGCCGTCATCGTCAGACATTGTCGGTCTTTTGCCCCCGCTTTATCGCCCCCCTCCGGTTTACCTCAGGGGGTAGTGCGGGAAAAGCGGGTAATGGGGCTCCCGTGCTGCGTGTCATCCGCCCAGGAAGAGGCGGCCGACTTCGGGATCCTTCAGCAACTCATCCCCCGGACCGGCCATGGCAAGCTCGCCGGACACCAGAACGTAGCCGACATCGGCGAATTCCAGCCCCTTCTTGGCATTCTGTTCGACCATGATGATCGTCTTGCCTTCATTGTGTTGAAGGTCATCCAGAATTTCGAACACCATGTCGATGAAGCGCGGTTCCAGGCCGATTGACGGTTCGTCCACCAGCAGGACCTCCGGATTCATCACCAGCGCGCGCGAAATTTCCAGCAATCGCCTTTCCCCGCCCGACAGGACCTTGGCTTGGTGCTTGCGGCGATTGGCGAGGCGTTCGTATTTTGCAAAGACCCGTTCCGCCGCTTCCTTTGCCTCGGCGGGCTTGTCCATCAGATAGCCGCCCATCCAGAGGTTTTCCTCAACCGTCATCCCGGGAAACACGGACTTGTCCTGCAGAATATAGGCAATTCCCGCCTCGCGGAGTTTCCGGTTCGACGACAGGGCGGTGACATCCTTTTTGCTGTCGCCCTCCCCGACCAGAATGCGGCCCCCGAAAATGTTCGTGAACCCGAAAATCGAATGAAGGATGGTCGACTTTCCGGCACCGTTCGGCCCGATCAGACACAGGGATCGGCCCTTGGCGATCTGCAGATCAAGGTCGTGAAGGATCTGCATCTTGCCATAACCGGCGGTCAGTCCTTCGATCTTCACGTAGGGATCGCCGCCTGCCAGGTCCGCAATACGCTGCTTGGAGACACTCTGCCCCAGTTGTTTGGCCTGCCGGTTCACCTCCTCGACGGAAATGACCGTGTCCACACTGCCAAGGTGATAGCCGGTGGACGTCTTGGGATCGTTGCCGGTGTTGTTCTCGCTCATCCCGTCGCCCCCCTCAATGCGCACCCAGATAGGCGTCGATGACGCGCTGGTCGTTCTGGACCTGCTCCGGCGCGCCGGACGCCAGGATCTCGCCATGGGCCAGACAGTAGACGGTGTCCGCCATGTTCATGATCACCCGCATGTTGTGCTCGATCACCAGCAGCGTGATACCGAAGTCCGTATTGGCCCGCTTCAGTCGGTCGATCAGACCGTTGATCAATGTCGGATTGATCCCGGCCGTCGGCTCATCCAGCAACAGCACCTTCGGTTCGTTCATCAGCGCCATCGCGAATTCCAGCAGCTTCTGTTGTCCGAAGGACAGATCGCCGGCCGGCAGCATCCGCTTGCCGTAGAGCCCGACGAATTCCAGCAGGGCTTCCGCCTTGTCCTGGTCTTCCGCCGTGTTCCGCCCGAACATGTCCATGAAACCGTGCTTCCGGTGCGGCACCGAAATCAGCATGTTCTGGACGCAGTTCATCTTGCTGTAGATCCGCGTCTGCTGGAATGTTCGCAAAAGGCCCAGGCGCGCAATCTGCTGCACCCGCATCGTCGAGATTTCCTGGTTCTCGAACCGGATGGAACCACGGTCGATCGGATGGTAACCGACGATGGAATTGAACAGGGTCGTCTTCCCCGATCCATTCGGACCGATCAGCCCCGTGATCTTCCCGTCCTGAACGTCGAGATTGATATCCTTGTTTGCGACAACACCGCCATAGGATTTGGAGACGCCGCGTACTTCGATGACACTGCCCATCAGTCGGCCACTCCCTTACCGTCCGCAGTTCCAGGCGTTTCGACGCGTATCCCGAACCGCTCCGGGAACCGCTCCATCAGCCAGCCGACAATGCCCTGCTGGAAATAGACAACGTTGACGATGATGATCAGGCCCAGCGCGACCCACTGCCAGCCGAGCAGATGGGTCCAGGTGACTTCCTTGATCACGTGGAACA of Alphaproteobacteria bacterium contains these proteins:
- a CDS encoding ABC transporter ATP-binding protein; this translates as MGSVIEVRGVSKSYGGVVANKDINLDVQDGKITGLIGPNGSGKTTLFNSIVGYHPIDRGSIRFENQEISTMRVQQIARLGLLRTFQQTRIYSKMNCVQNMLISVPHRKHGFMDMFGRNTAEDQDKAEALLEFVGLYGKRMLPAGDLSFGQQKLLEFAMALMNEPKVLLLDEPTAGINPTLINGLIDRLKRANTDFGITLLVIEHNMRVIMNMADTVYCLAHGEILASGAPEQVQNDQRVIDAYLGAH
- a CDS encoding ABC transporter ATP-binding protein → MSENNTGNDPKTSTGYHLGSVDTVISVEEVNRQAKQLGQSVSKQRIADLAGGDPYVKIEGLTAGYGKMQILHDLDLQIAKGRSLCLIGPNGAGKSTILHSIFGFTNIFGGRILVGEGDSKKDVTALSSNRKLREAGIAYILQDKSVFPGMTVEENLWMGGYLMDKPAEAKEAAERVFAKYERLANRRKHQAKVLSGGERRLLEISRALVMNPEVLLVDEPSIGLEPRFIDMVFEILDDLQHNEGKTIIMVEQNAKKGLEFADVGYVLVSGELAMAGPGDELLKDPEVGRLFLGG
- a CDS encoding tetratricopeptide repeat protein, whose amino-acid sequence is MSDDDGNTRTADGGDAGIDEDSGRHTDPRFQEAVAALQRGHLQDAERHTRAVLKDNDGDALAVHLLGVIAHQAGKNDAAIELVRKAIELDPAAPAFRNTLGFLLRLARKFDEAIAALEEAIALKPDYSEARNNLGIALSEAGRVDEAIRSYEEALEAKPDFPEVLNNLGNILARNGRLEDALTRYEAALELRPDYAEAWSNRGDATLALDRTKREEAAGYYRKAVESNPRWADAWVKLGTTNHALERLEEAESALRKALRINPNNVRCLNAIAATLEKRGKLSAAASHLRHALTVAPDDVAALKALGHITLKLGNAVEAKHVLARARELVPADPDTLYSYANCLLRMEQLQPAMDLYLRVRELQPKQARGTFAPAAVLLMDGQYEKGWAAYESRYDMTAFKPNVPNIRERLWDGSPLNGRRLLVHVEQGFGDTIQFCRYLPLLQERLGSGGTVIFLCEPELYRLMKTLPGVDELYHIRQKDVQIVYDVQVPLLSLPHRFGTTLESVPRNIPYLGVPEGAGSSDPLPASGRALVQAGFVWTGRPTHSDNLYRSIPLDQFADLFDIDGVDFHSLQIGNGVADLRASYSDRDNVFDLSGRVKDFADTAAILSRLDVLITVDTAVCHLAGSLGKDVWTMLPFGGEWRWLRNREDTPWYPSMRLVRQRVLGDWGMVVDRVREGLEGAVATRRAEGREPAPKTLDQAGKSGTGKTGAKGTGTNRKSAKKAAAKKGRSRRKSSK